The proteins below come from a single Atribacterota bacterium genomic window:
- the tuf gene encoding elongation factor Tu (EF-Tu; promotes GTP-dependent binding of aminoacyl-tRNA to the A-site of ribosomes during protein biosynthesis; when the tRNA anticodon matches the mRNA codon, GTP hydrolysis results; the inactive EF-Tu-GDP leaves the ribosome and release of GDP is promoted by elongation factor Ts; many prokaryotes have two copies of the gene encoding EF-Tu): GDNITITGELITPIAMEKGVRFAIREGGRTIAAGVVTEVVE; the protein is encoded by the coding sequence CAGGTGATAACATAACAATTACCGGTGAGTTGATTACTCCTATTGCTATGGAAAAAGGAGTACGCTTTGCTATTCGTGAAGGTGGAAGAACCATTGCAGCCGGTGTTGTTAC